From Thamnophis elegans isolate rThaEle1 chromosome 12, rThaEle1.pri, whole genome shotgun sequence, one genomic window encodes:
- the TMEM145 gene encoding transmembrane protein 145 — protein sequence MEPSQPLRRLPGARRLQLLLLMLLPEWCWGKYVKGNLSTKEDWVFLTRFCFFSDYGRLDFQFRYPENKCCENILLYFDDPSQWPAVYKKGNKDCLMKESVIRPENNQVINLTTQYAWSGCKLVTENSVRYLSCTSGRSFRSVRERWWYVVLSKCGSDGLELEYEMILTNGKSFWTRHFSADEFGILETDITFLLIFILILIISCYFGYLLKGRQLLHTTYKMFMTAAGVEVLSLMFFCIYWGQYASDGIGNDSLKILAKLLFSVSFLIFLLMLILLGKGFTVTRGRISHTGSIKLSVYMTLYTITHVVLFIYEAEFFDQAQVLYTYESPAGYGLIALQFVAYIWFCYAILITLKQFPEKQPFYVPFFAAYTLWFFAVPVTALIANFGIPKWAREKIVNGIQLGIHLYAHAVFLIITRPSAANKNFPYHVRTSQIGIVEEAATGAKFPHHVYGNVTFISDSVPNFTELFSIPQSTGSNTSNTHKQMEDTSSADRSLTSNCVVTTSELSGAPVLLKPSLGSETQPPPYQLHAPQLHQHNGYTEYFSMHTTGARPV from the exons GATTGGGTGTTTTTGACTAGATTCTGCTTCTTTTCCGATTATGGACGCCTGGATTTTCAGTTCCGCTACCCAGAG AACAAATGTTGTGagaacattctcctttattttgATGATCCTTCCCAGTGGCCCGCTGTTTACAAAAAGGGAAATAAG GATTGTCTGATGAAAGAATCCGTTATCCGCCCGGAAAACAATCAAGTTATCAACCTTACAACTCAGTATGCCTGGTCTGGGTGCAAG CTGGTGACCGAAAATTCAGTCCGGTATCTGAGTTGCACAAGTGGGAGGAGTTTCCGTTCTGTCCGGGAACGCTGGTGGTATGTGGTTCTCAGCAAATGTGGG AGTGACGGCTTGGAACTGGAGTACGAGATGATTTTGACGAACGGCAAATCCTTCTGGACACGTCACTTTTCCGCGGATGAATTTG GTATCCTGGAAACTGACATCACTTTCCTGCTTATATTCATCTTGATCCTCATCATCTCTTGCTACTTTGGCT atctgtTGAAAGGCCGGCAACTTTTACATACCACATACAAGATGTTCATGACAGCAGCTGGAGTAGAGG tgCTCAGCCTGATGTTCTTCTGCATATACTGGGGCCAGTATGCAAGTGACGGTATTGGAAACGACAGTCTTAAAATCTTGG CCAAGCTCCTTTTCTCTGTGAGTTTCTTGATCTTCCTCTTGATGCTCATCCTGTTGGGAAAAGGATTCACGGTTACCAG gggtAGGATCAGCCACACAGGCTCCATCAAGCTCTCGGTGTACATGACCCTCTACACCATCACTCATGTCGTGCTGTTTATCTACGAAGCTGAG TTTTTTGATCAGGCCCAAGTCCTGTACACCTATGAATCTCCAGCTGGATATGGCTTGATCGCCCTGCAGTTTGTGGCTTACATCTGGTTCTGCTACGCCATCCTCATCACTCTCAAACAGTTCCCGGAGAAACAACCTTTCTACGTGCCGTTCTTTGCTGCTTATACCCTCTG GTTTTTTGCTGTTCCGGTCACCGCGCTTATCGCTAACTTTGGCATACCAAAGTGGGCTCGGGAGAAAATAGTCAACGGCATTCAACTGGGGATTCATCTGTACGCTCACGCAGTTTTCCTG ATTATCACCAGGCCCTCCGCAGCCAATAAGAACTTCCCGTACCACGTGCGGACGTCGCAGATCGGGATCGTCGAGGAGGCTGCGACGGGAGCCAAATTTCCGCACCACGTCTATGGAAACGTGACTTTCATCAGCGACTCGGTGCCAAACTTCACAGAGCTGTTCTCCATCCCCCAGAGTACAGGAAGCAACACCAGCAAT ACCCACAAACAAATGGAAGACACCTCTTCTGCTGACCGAAGCCTGACCTCCAACTGCGTGGTCACCACCTCCGAACTCAGCGGTGCCCCCGTGTTGTTGAAGCCATCCCTGGGGAGCGAGACTCAGCCTCCGCCCTACCAGCTCCATGCGCCCCAACTCCACCAACATAATGGCTACACCGAGTATTTTAGCATGCATACAACCGGCGCCCGGCCCGTGTAA